AGAATTCTTGGCCCGGAATATCCTTCGGTTTCAAAAATCAGGAATGAATATTTAAAAAATATCCTGATAAAAATTGAAAAAGATTATTCGATTTCACAAGCTAAATCAGCATTGCGAGCTCAAATTGAAAATTTCAAAAACGATAATGATTTCAAAGGAGTAAAAATTGTAATTGATGTTGACCCGATGTAACAAAAGCAATGGCTTAATTGTTAAACAGTTTAATTGTTCGAATATTCTACTGTTGCTTCAACGAAGTAAATGAACCAAATACCCAACCAACATCTCCTCCAACTTTTATTTTATACCAATAATCCGTTTTCCCTGAAACAGTAACCAGCTGCTTTCCTTTTTCAAGAATCTTGAAAGTCTCGCCATTTGAAACTCCTTTAATTATTGTTGAGCTTGCTCTTGGCGATTGACGGATGTTTATCATATTATCCGATACTATTGTCAGTTCGTTTGCATTCGAAGTTTTAGTTGTGGTAGTGGTATTTGTTGAAGTATTAGCATTGGAAGCCGACTTAGAAGATTTAGAAGGCGAAGTTTCCGTTGAAGAGATGGTGGTTTTTGAAGAAGTTGATTTCGTATTTTCAGCAGATGTTTGCTCTGAACTAACAGCAAAATTATCACTTCCGTTTTTTGTATATTTTGTTGAACCTTTTAATAGTTCATTACATCCAATGATTGAATATATAGGCCCTGTGCCATCTACAGAAGTTAATACCTGCCCATTAAGTTTATATGCATATTTCAACCCATTGCTTGACGTTATAGTGAACAACTCTCCCGCTTTTTCAATCTTCAGGGATGCGCTTTTTCCCACTTCATTCCATATTCCAATAATAGAATCATTATTTATTGAATCATCCTTTGATTTATTTTTGTCTCCATCACTGCCACCGCAGGAAGCCAACATTGCTGATAAAACAATGATTAAGGAATAAAATATATTTTTCATAATTATAAGTTTTAGAAAGTG
The genomic region above belongs to Bacteroidales bacterium and contains:
- a CDS encoding SH3 domain-containing protein, yielding MKNIFYSLIIVLSAMLASCGGSDGDKNKSKDDSINNDSIIGIWNEVGKSASLKIEKAGELFTITSSNGLKYAYKLNGQVLTSVDGTGPIYSIIGCNELLKGSTKYTKNGSDNFAVSSEQTSAENTKSTSSKTTISSTETSPSKSSKSASNANTSTNTTTTTKTSNANELTIVSDNMINIRQSPRASSTIIKGVSNGETFKILEKGKQLVTVSGKTDYWYKIKVGGDVGWVFGSFTSLKQQ